A genomic window from Trueperella bialowiezensis includes:
- the ppgK gene encoding polyphosphate--glucose phosphotransferase, translating into MKKKYRKVAIGVDVGGSGIKGAPVDLKTGQFLDERYRVPTPEGASPKAIAKIIRDIVDHFELPSELPVGVSFPAPIVRGSIPFMANLSKEWEGLFPARVISRQLKRPVAVMNDADAAGYAEVHYGAANGHHGTIIMLTLGTGIGSAVVSNGVLVPNTELGHLVLASGTEAEKYASSAVFEREGLSYEEWAGRLQEIFSYIEMLFSPDLFIVGGGISKKHKKFLPLITTNAPIVPADLLNSAGIVGSALFAHQTLSS; encoded by the coding sequence GTGAAGAAGAAGTATCGCAAAGTTGCCATCGGTGTTGACGTTGGTGGTTCGGGGATCAAGGGCGCACCGGTTGACCTAAAGACCGGCCAGTTTCTCGATGAGCGCTACCGCGTACCCACTCCCGAGGGCGCCTCGCCGAAGGCAATCGCTAAGATCATTCGTGACATCGTCGATCATTTTGAGCTGCCGAGCGAGCTGCCCGTGGGGGTGTCCTTTCCGGCGCCGATCGTGCGCGGGTCGATTCCGTTCATGGCCAACTTGTCAAAAGAGTGGGAGGGCTTGTTCCCCGCGCGCGTGATATCGCGCCAACTCAAGCGCCCCGTCGCTGTCATGAACGACGCCGATGCCGCAGGTTACGCCGAAGTGCATTACGGGGCTGCGAACGGGCACCACGGTACGATCATCATGCTCACGCTCGGTACGGGGATTGGTTCGGCCGTCGTCTCAAACGGAGTGCTGGTGCCCAATACGGAACTCGGTCACCTCGTGTTGGCGAGCGGGACGGAAGCTGAGAAGTACGCGTCGTCGGCCGTGTTCGAGCGCGAGGGCCTGAGCTACGAAGAATGGGCGGGACGGCTCCAGGAAATATTCAGCTATATCGAGATGCTCTTCTCCCCCGATCTGTTCATCGTTGGCGGCGGCATCTCGAAGAAGCACAAAAAGTTCTTACCGCTCATCACCACGAATGCGCCAATCGTACCTGCTGATCTGCTCAACTCGGCAGGAATCGTCGGCTCGGCGCTGTTTGCACACCAGACCCTGTCCAGTTAA
- a CDS encoding YaaA family protein: MLILLPPSAGKTSPPDGPALDLDTLAAPEHNPLREQIIGELQQVSASPQALKVLGVGPSIEPEVRAQIDFYELPCAPAHEIYTGVLFDAAQFGKLSASELARADDVVRIFSAVFGYTRPSDLIPNYRLSMNTALPNLGKVGTAWKKELRGTGAQHNGLVVDCRSAEYQVWFPPSDADYVVVGAARIKNEKRSVVSHMAKHYRGLLAGALVREPNPPADAGELAEFAHSLIDSGEITGVELSPAEGRKPARLTLVEHVD; encoded by the coding sequence ATGCTTATTCTTCTTCCGCCTTCGGCTGGCAAGACGAGCCCACCAGACGGCCCTGCGCTCGATCTCGATACTCTTGCCGCACCCGAGCACAATCCGTTACGCGAGCAGATCATCGGCGAACTGCAGCAGGTATCGGCTAGCCCGCAGGCGCTGAAGGTTCTTGGCGTTGGTCCGTCCATCGAGCCCGAGGTCCGAGCCCAGATCGACTTTTACGAGTTGCCGTGCGCGCCAGCACACGAGATCTATACGGGCGTACTGTTTGACGCCGCCCAGTTCGGCAAACTAAGTGCCAGCGAGCTCGCCCGCGCCGACGACGTCGTGCGCATCTTCTCCGCCGTGTTCGGCTACACCCGCCCGTCCGATCTCATACCGAATTACCGGCTGTCCATGAACACCGCCTTACCGAACCTTGGGAAAGTGGGCACGGCGTGGAAGAAGGAACTGCGCGGCACTGGTGCCCAACACAACGGTTTGGTGGTTGACTGCCGGTCGGCCGAATATCAGGTGTGGTTCCCGCCGTCGGATGCCGACTACGTCGTCGTTGGTGCGGCGCGAATCAAGAACGAGAAGCGGAGCGTCGTCTCGCACATGGCCAAACACTACCGCGGGCTGCTTGCCGGAGCTTTGGTACGCGAGCCGAACCCGCCCGCGGATGCCGGAGAGCTCGCCGAATTCGCGCACTCGCTAATTGATTCCGGAGAGATCACGGGCGTGGAGCTGAGCCCTGCTGAAGGGCGCAAACCGGCGCGGCTTACGTTGGTCGAACACGTCGATTAG
- a CDS encoding zinc ribbon domain-containing protein: MARAPREDQLQLLDVAELDAQLARLRSENENHPLRGQVGALMNEVAAKALDVTQAREAFAQAEQAYEKAAAKSAELSGVVKEKKDRLNAGIGMDSRELMTLQSEIDTNEQMLDEAFDAEFAALEQVEHWEAEITRLSEEQSQLNGAIVAGRAELEAEIEQIERDAADIRAQRDALYEPLAEPLKKEYERAVARGGLSVIALHPSGRTSGGVQLSPIEVNYIKNADPDNIHISDDYQCIVVLTDV, from the coding sequence ATGGCACGTGCACCTCGCGAAGATCAACTGCAACTACTCGACGTGGCAGAACTGGACGCACAGTTGGCCAGGCTCCGCTCAGAGAACGAGAATCATCCGCTGCGCGGGCAGGTTGGCGCGCTCATGAATGAGGTTGCAGCGAAAGCACTGGACGTCACACAAGCACGCGAGGCATTTGCACAGGCCGAGCAAGCCTACGAGAAGGCAGCAGCAAAGTCAGCTGAGCTGTCCGGCGTCGTGAAAGAAAAGAAAGACCGGCTCAACGCGGGTATCGGGATGGATTCACGCGAACTCATGACCCTGCAATCAGAAATTGACACGAACGAGCAGATGCTCGATGAAGCCTTCGACGCCGAGTTCGCCGCACTCGAACAGGTCGAACACTGGGAAGCCGAAATCACGCGCCTGAGCGAAGAACAGAGCCAACTCAATGGCGCTATCGTGGCAGGCCGTGCTGAGCTCGAAGCCGAGATCGAGCAGATCGAGCGCGACGCCGCAGATATTCGCGCCCAACGCGATGCGCTGTACGAGCCGCTTGCTGAACCGCTTAAGAAGGAATACGAGCGAGCCGTGGCACGCGGGGGACTGTCCGTGATCGCACTTCACCCGAGCGGGCGAACCTCCGGTGGCGTGCAACTGTCGCCAATCGAAGTCAATTACATCAAGAACGCTGATCCGGATAACATCCACATCTCCGACGACTACCAGTGCATCGTCGTGCTTACCGACGTTTAA
- a CDS encoding Nif3-like dinuclear metal center hexameric protein, with translation MSTVADVVAVMNTHFPPSLAEDWDRVGLVAGDPADEVTTVGFAVDPCAAVVDEAIERGAQMLITHHPLYLRGTSTVAADTPKGSWVHKLIRGGVALFAAHTNADSAANGSAVALAELLKLRNTRPIAPNDSDPTLGLGRVGELEMTMTVRELAHRLKAMIPETPAGITIGGDPHKIVKTVAVSPGSGDSFLAAANAAGADVYITADLRHHPATDHLWAGGCALIGATHFASEWPVLPKLRDAVAGDLGLDAYISTIVTDPWVERI, from the coding sequence ATGAGCACTGTAGCTGATGTTGTGGCCGTCATGAATACGCATTTTCCGCCGTCGCTGGCGGAAGACTGGGATCGCGTAGGGCTTGTGGCCGGTGATCCAGCCGACGAGGTAACCACAGTGGGCTTTGCCGTAGATCCGTGTGCCGCCGTCGTCGATGAGGCAATCGAACGCGGAGCACAGATGCTGATCACCCACCACCCGCTGTACCTGCGCGGAACATCCACGGTCGCTGCCGACACGCCGAAAGGCTCCTGGGTACACAAGCTCATCCGCGGCGGGGTAGCACTCTTTGCTGCGCATACCAACGCCGATTCGGCAGCGAACGGCTCGGCTGTTGCGCTCGCGGAATTACTCAAGCTCCGCAACACTCGGCCGATCGCACCGAACGACTCCGACCCTACGCTTGGTCTGGGACGCGTGGGCGAGTTGGAGATGACGATGACGGTGCGCGAGCTCGCCCATCGGCTGAAAGCGATGATTCCAGAAACGCCCGCCGGGATTACGATTGGCGGCGATCCGCACAAGATCGTCAAAACTGTGGCCGTCTCACCTGGTTCGGGTGATTCGTTCCTCGCGGCGGCCAACGCGGCCGGAGCGGACGTCTACATCACCGCCGACCTGCGCCACCATCCAGCCACCGATCACTTGTGGGCAGGCGGGTGCGCGCTCATCGGAGCCACGCATTTTGCTTCCGAATGGCCGGTGCTGCCGAAACTGCGCGACGCCGTCGCCGGCGACCTCGGCCTGGACGCGTATATTTCAACAATCGTCACCGATCCGTGGGTAGAAAGAATTTAA
- a CDS encoding fluoride efflux transporter FluC codes for MNGLLVGLGGALGAGARYLLTVGAAHPPVVTLLINVFGALALGFITDVLPERARLFVGTGVLGGFTTYSALAVDTVQMLNESVLLGFAYAVFTVIAGIAAALLGRLVAQLIRGGH; via the coding sequence GTGAACGGACTCCTTGTTGGACTTGGCGGCGCGCTCGGCGCGGGCGCTCGCTACTTGCTGACGGTCGGCGCTGCGCACCCGCCCGTCGTCACGCTCCTTATTAACGTGTTCGGCGCGTTGGCGCTCGGATTTATTACTGATGTCTTACCTGAACGGGCCCGGCTCTTTGTGGGGACGGGCGTCCTCGGCGGATTCACCACCTATAGTGCACTGGCCGTTGACACGGTGCAGATGCTGAACGAATCGGTACTGCTGGGTTTCGCCTACGCCGTATTCACAGTTATTGCCGGTATTGCCGCTGCCCTATTAGGCCGCCTCGTAGCGCAGCTGATACGGGGTGGTCACTGA
- a CDS encoding fluoride efflux transporter FluC produces MVELLAVAIGGGFGAAARYGVDSHIPKPWGTVAVNFAGSFLLGLLVGVLRGSDAFSGGGTLSDGGKFFYALAGTGFCGGFTTFSTAAVQSIDIGVTDDSLNGGTYALIMLGGSVACAGLGMALGVLLAR; encoded by the coding sequence ATGGTAGAGCTACTGGCAGTCGCTATTGGCGGCGGGTTTGGTGCTGCCGCGCGCTACGGCGTCGACTCTCATATTCCCAAGCCTTGGGGAACGGTGGCCGTCAACTTTGCCGGATCCTTCCTGCTCGGGCTGCTCGTCGGCGTGCTGCGCGGCAGTGATGCGTTCAGCGGCGGCGGAACGCTGAGCGACGGCGGCAAGTTCTTTTACGCGCTTGCAGGAACCGGGTTCTGCGGTGGTTTCACCACGTTTTCAACTGCCGCAGTGCAGTCCATCGACATTGGAGTCACCGACGATTCGCTGAACGGAGGAACCTACGCGCTCATCATGCTCGGCGGCTCGGTAGCCTGCGCGGGGCTTGGCATGGCACTGGGCGTGTTGCTTGCACGATAA